The Elaeis guineensis isolate ETL-2024a chromosome 3, EG11, whole genome shotgun sequence region CCTTCTGGAGTACAACAATATCGAGGGCATGATCCTCTTCTCCGAGCTCTCTCGCCGCCGCATCCGCAGCGTCTCCAGCCTCATCAAGGTCGGCCGCCAGGAGCCCGTCATGGTCCTCCGCGTCGACCGCGAGAAAGGGTACATCGACCTCAGCAAGCGCCGTGTCTCCGAGGAGGACATCCAGGCCTGCGAGGAACGCTACAATAAGTCCAAGCTCGTCCACTCCATCATGCGCCACGTCGCCGAGACCCTCGACCTCGACCTCGAGGACCTCTACATCCACGTCGGCTGGCCCCTATACCGCAAGTACGGCCATGCCTTCGAGGTGCTTCTCCTACTCTAATCCATAATTTCTTCCCTGACCAAACAGACTAAAAGTTGGTCCTTGGATATTCTAGTCAAGTAAAAACTGGTTCTTGGATGTTCTTGTCTAGCAAAATTGGTTATTGGACGTTCTTGTCAAGTAAAAATTGGTTCTTTGCCTTTTATTTTACTTCTCTACAGGCGTTCAAGTTGATTGTGATGGATCCTGATTCAGTTCTGGACTCCCTCACTCGGGAAGTCAAGGAAGTTGGTCCGGATGGGCAGGAGGTGATGCAAAAGTCCTAAAGTTTTGATCTTTATGCCTGATTTTTagttctttattctttcttttggtgACAATTCTGATTCAGGGAGGTAAATTTGCTCAGGTGACTAAGATTGTGCCAGCGATGACGCCCGAGGTTAAGGATGCTCTGGTCAAGAACATCAGGAGAAGGATGACACCGCAACCGCTCAAGATACGTGCTGACATCGAGATGAAGTGTTTTCAGTTTGATGGAGTTCTTCACATCAAGGTCTGAAATGGGATGTCTAGATGTTTCCTTAGTTCCATCTTGCTTCCCTTATCATCATCTGGTGACTAATTTGGTTTATTTCAATTTATTGGGCTTGTTGATCTCTCAGTTCTTATTGCTTCTCTGTTGCTAGAGAAAATATTTTGCTGTGATACCCATATGATGGTGATCttatatgttgactcattacttTGCAGGAAGCTATGAGGAAAGCGGAAGCTGCAGGGAATGATGATTGTCCTGTAAAGATTAAACTAGTTGCCCCTCCGCTTTATGTTCTCACCACACAGACCCTTGACAAGGTTGGTGAATAGTTGAATCAATTTATTTTGTTTCCTGAAAGGATTCTTTGTCACCGTCCTGATGTCCTTTTAGATCAGCAAAACTCTTGGTGCGTAATCCATCTGAGTGATCTTCCAAGGATGATGTCTAATCGTCTAGAAATGATTCAGAATGTATGGGGCCTTAGTTGGTTTGATTTGAGTGGATGCGGGGAATCACTCCAAGCTTGAAGCTCAAATTATGGACTGATCAGGGAGAGAATTAAGGGAAAGAAAACTGTACTTTCTCATATTTTGGAAAGCCAGCTCCCCATTTTGCAATTTGTCTGTTTTTTGTACCACCAATTTtgtgtggttttttttttttttttcacttgctGATTTGTTATACTTAAGAATGCAGATCCGACATTATGATTGGTGGGCTCAGAAAATTTGTGAATAGCGGGTAAACTGAACTAAGTAGTTTAAGTGTATCATAAGAGACTAGTAAGTAATCCCTGCACCTTCTTCCATAGGGCGCTGTAAAAAAGATATCTTTGagaattattattaattaaacctaagCTTTTCAAAAGGTATTCCTTTTTTCTTGGTTTTTTGATGTTGTTTTATGGCTTGCtgattcttttattatttttttttcctcaatggTGTTATTTTGATGTCATTTTATGGTCTGTGCCATGTCTTAAGCGCTGCTTATTACAAGCAAAAATATGCTAAGTATTTTGCGACCTTTTTTGGTTTAAGAGGGTCAAAACATGCCTTACACCTTTTCTGCATcctaatttttgatcataaagTCATGCTGAATATTATTGATTCCATAGGCAATCTGTATGCCTCTAAAACTCATCTATTAAAAGGCATCTgtttttttttgtactttctaGGCTTGTTCTTAACTTATTATGAAAAACTTGACATGcttattttgaattaatttgtGCTAGTGTTATGATATTGAATTCTTGAAACTCTGAAACAAACATTTCCAACACTTTCTGTTACTAGAACTCCCTGCCAAGGCTTTTTACCAAAAACCTCTAAAAGACTCAAAACTAGAAGTTAGAGCCCATTTAAGACCATTGATGACAATGATAAAGATTAAAATATGCTATGGAGGAGAAGAAGGCTAGAATGTGGATGTTTAGGAATCTCCTTAAACATATCATCATGAAAAAATATTAGTATGCATGTCAAACTGGTAAATAGGCCAATGTTATATGAAGATCTTCTTTGTAGTATGGTTCAATTTAAGCATCATATGCTTTTAGttctaagattttgcaagcaaGGATTGCTGTGGTGTCAAAACCCATTCTTCAAGTATGTTCTTGATCCTGTTGCCACCACCCCTAGGAACGGCACAAACTCATTTCCTCTCTCTCATTCTTGCCCACTCCTGTTCTTCCATTTTCAATACCTGATTCCTAAGAGCAAGACCAGTTTTTAATCTAGTGCTATATGAACCTGTTTTATGTTAATAGTATATCTGCTGTTTGGTTTCTATTGAATCTTTACACTTGGTTTATGAAAGTACTTACTAATTCAAGTTACTTCATTTGATAGTTGCTTGTAACATTGCGTACGAAATTTGTCAAGGGAGGTGCTTCCTGCATGCAGTTCTGCTTTGCATCAGGCCACTATCAAACAATAAAAACACAATAGGTTCTTGACAGTCAGGGGAAATACCTCATGTGTTAAAGGGGTACATGAATCCATGGGCCAACAATAGATTCATGTACTGGTTAATGGAGCCTTCATAGTGAGTCTTGGGAATTCTGCAAAAATGAAGAGGATCAAGATTTTAATTTGGGGGCTGTGAACACAGCAAGCTTCTATCCAGTTCTGCTTTGCATCAGGCCACTATCAAATAATAAACAAACAATAGGTTCCTGATAATCAGGGAAAATGTCTTAATGTATTAAAATTCATCAAATCCATGGGTCAATAGACTCGTCTGCTAGTAAATGAAGCCCTCTGAGTGAATCTTGGGAGCTCTGTAAACATGAAGAGTGTCAGGATTGTGGAGCAAAGACCTTGAATGCAGCAAGTTCCTGCATCCGGTTCTTCAGTTCAGGCCACTATCAAACAGCAAACAATAGGTCCTTGGCAATTAGGGGAAATATCTCATGTACTAAAACGAGAACCCATGGACCACAAATAGAGTGGTCAGGTTCTTAATGGTGCCTCCATTGTTAGTCTTGGGAAATCTGGAAACGTGAGGTGGCTCAAGATTTTAAATTGAGGACCTTGAATGCAGCATGCTTTTCGTTACAGGCTCTTCCTGCATTGCACGTTCTAGCCATGTTTGTAACAAATTGTCGTAGGACTTGTACATTCCAAGTTGATACCGTGCTGAATATATTAGCTCTGTATCTTGATATACTTTTATCTAGATTATACACACAACAAATGCATTTGGGTTAGTTAGGTCATGCTTAAGTGACACAAGAATCCTTTTAGGTGCATAACCAAATTCCTGGGAAAGTTTTGGAGATTTGACTCCAACACTCATATGTGTATGCTCTGTGCCTTACTAGGAAGAAGGGTGATGTATGTGTGtattgtctttttgaaaaaaaaaaaaaaaaatccaaaccttGGTGTCTGTTTTCCTTATTTTAATGCAATTCTTATTCTTTGTCAGTCATTTGGGTAGGAATCAAACTATTTTGAGATAGTTCTTAATATTATGGAATCCTAAGGAAACTATAATTCAAGAAAGCTGATGCTTGTTTGATTGTCCGTagaaagcagataactggatcTATGAGATATCAAAGGATTTCCAATGTTTGTATTTGTCACAATCATGTTAGCAGCAGTGATGCAAGTAATGGATGTAAATAAAAAAGCTGAAGCTTCCTATACATTGCTCAGAGGAATATATCTATATTTCAGTTCCCTGGATTTGGCATGATAAAATTTTGTTACCACAATGTACATCCAACTCTTTTGAGTGATGCATGCCTTATCATCATTGTATTTCATGACATCATCCTGATCAATGCATTGAGTCATCAAACGTCGGTGATGAATCTATGTTACATCACTGATATAGTGATATGGATTAGGTTTCGTGGTGGAAAACTAAACCGCGGACTTATCAGATGTGCCTTTTTAACTTTGTCATCTGCATCTACAGCTACCCCAATTGTTTAGAATAATGAATCTGATTAATTTAAATGCATACAATACAATATCTATTCTCGAGAGGAGGCTATTCCAGACCTCCTCCTAACGACTCTCAGTATGTGTTTTTCTGAGGTACTGATGCATGGGCAAGATTTCAATGTTATTCTCACAATGTTGTAGAATTTGATCCTAAGTAAAAAAACCACCTTCACTTTTTACTTTATAATTGGCATCTAACATGGGAAACTTCTTGTCCATATTAAATGCATTTAACTGATTTATTTTTTTCCCTTGTGCATGATCTTAAATGtcatgattacaaaaaaaaaggtTCTGTTTGAGTCCTGGATCCCAATTCAAGATCTTATGTGAAGGGGTTTTTCTGGAGGCATTCATGTAGAATGATGTTTTGACACTTTACTTGTTTGCATATTAAAGCTGTGACCTGTTCATGTTGGCTGAACTATGAAGGGTCTCAATTATTTTTGCCCAtttgtttattttatttatttatggtaAACATGTCCATGTTTCTTTGGACAGGAACAAGGGATATCAATTCTTAATAAT contains the following coding sequences:
- the LOC105040855 gene encoding eukaryotic translation initiation factor 2 subunit alpha homolog isoform X1, which produces MPNLECRMYEARYPEVDMAVMIQVKNIADMGAYVSLLEYNNIEGMILFSELSRRRIRSVSSLIKVGRQEPVMVLRVDREKGYIDLSKRRVSEEDIQACEERYNKSKLVHSIMRHVAETLDLDLEDLYIHVGWPLYRKYGHAFEAFKLIVMDPDSVLDSLTREVKEVGPDGQEGGKFAQVTKIVPAMTPEVKDALVKNIRRRMTPQPLKIRADIEMKCFQFDGVLHIKEAMRKAEAAGNDDCPVKIKLVAPPLYVLTTQTLDKEQGISILNNAVKACTEEIDHHKGKLTVKEAPRAVSERDDKLLAEHMAKLQSASEEVDGDEGSEDEEDTGMGEIDVENSGVSMAD
- the LOC105040855 gene encoding eukaryotic translation initiation factor 2 subunit alpha homolog isoform X2 — translated: MPNLECRMYEARYPEVDMAVMIQVKNIADMGAYVSLLEYNNIEGMILFSELSRRRIRSVSSLIKVGRQEPVMVLRVDREKGYIDLSKRRVSEEDIQACEERYNKSKLVHSIMRHVAETLDLDLEDLYIHVGWPLYRKYGHAFEAFKLIVMDPDSVLDSLTREVKEVGPDGQEVTKIVPAMTPEVKDALVKNIRRRMTPQPLKIRADIEMKCFQFDGVLHIKEAMRKAEAAGNDDCPVKIKLVAPPLYVLTTQTLDKEQGISILNNAVKACTEEIDHHKGKLTVKEAPRAVSERDDKLLAEHMAKLQSASEEVDGDEGSEDEEDTGMGEIDVENSGVSMAD